Within the Saccharopolyspora gloriosae genome, the region GCGGGGGCCGAGGTTGGCGTGCAGCGCGGCGGCGGACTCGCGGGTCTCCTCGCCGAGGTCGCCGAGGTAGATGGCGAACTCCAGGCCGGTGCTGCGGCTGGAGAGGGTCAGCGCCTCGTCGAGCCGGGCGAGCTGGCCGGTGCTGAACGGCAGGTGCCGTCCCTCCGGCTTGACCCGGCGCGCGATGGACAGCCGACCGGTGGCCGTCACGGCCTCGCCCGCCGCCAGTTCCTGTTCACCGGATCGGTTCGCGCCGGTGATCTCACCAGTTCCCACGTGCGCCTCCCCGGTCGGTGCTGTGCGTGTGCTCAACGGCGTCGGAGGCCGTCTCGGCCGAGTCCAGGTCACCCGGCGGAGCCGTGCTCACACCTGCCGGATTGGCAACCCAGAACACGGGAGCGAACTCCCAGTCCTGGCCTGCGCGATAACGGGTACGGGTCAGACTCGACCGGAAGGCGATCACCGTGACCAGGAGGTACACGGTCGCTGGGATCACCGCCAGCACGAGGAAGGTCTCCACCACAGTCACGCTCAGCACGGTAGCCGATCACGCCGCCGCATGGGATGACACCACCTCGGCCGGTCGTGTTCGCGCGCGATCCGCGGCCGGGTGGATCTCGCGGGGAGACTCGAGCTCGGCGAAACCCGGCCCTGTGGACGAACCCAGGGTAGTCGTCGCGCGATTGCCGACGGGAAAGCGGAGGATTCCCTCCGCTGAATCTTCACTACCTGCGAAAATGCGTGAATCAGCTGGTTCGGCAAAACGGCCCGGCCCGAAATCCGGTATGCCGCATACGTGGTGAATCGCCGCCGCGAACCTCGCGAAGCCGTGCGAACAACCGCTCAATTCCTAGTAAAAATCCCATACCGCCGAACGAGTGAACGAGCACCGTTCTTGACACGAACGCGGATTCATGCGAGGAAGCTCCCATTGAGCCCACCGGCCGCTCCAGGTCGTCACCGCAGCCCAGAAACCGCCACTGCGCTGCGAATTCACTTCGCACTTCCGCCCCGCCCGCACCTCTCGGACACCGACGGCGACCCTTTCGCCCGCCGATCCCGACGCCGACGGCCGGAATGCGACACCTGGCTACGACAGGTAGGCAGCACGCATCAGTTCAGTGACTGAAAGTGACCACTCCGGCCCTGAGCAGGACAGGGGCTACCGAAAGTCACTAGTCAAGCGTGTTGCGCCTCACGTAATGTAACTCTTTTAGAGTAATCAGCGCCGCCGAATGGAGCCCATCCAGAAGGTCGCAGCAGGCGGCAAGTTGGCGGCTTGTTTGAAAGCTCCCGCGCTTCTAGTTTTTCACCTGTATGGGTCTTGCATATTTGATCACTAGGCCCATAACTCGTCTATTAGCCTGCGGGAGGCACACCATGTCGATCATCGAAACCGCCGCTCGGCGTAATGTTGGCACTAATTCCTTCAATGCGCAGCCCCTTGTTGAACACGGTGCGCACACAGCCACTGGCGTCCGCATCAGCGGCACCGAACGCGGCGTCCGCATCAGCTCAGTCGACCGCGGCGTCCGCATCAGCTCACAAGCCGGCGTGCGGATCAGCGGTTCCGGGCGCGGCGTGCGCATCAGTTCCCTCGGTGTCCGCATCAGCGGTGAACAGCGCGGGGTCCGGATCAGCTCACAGGCAGGCGTGCGGATCAGCGGTATCGACCGCGGCATGCGCATCAGCGGAGACCACGGATCGAGGCGTCCCGCTGCGCGGCATGGCGTCCGCATCAGCGGACAGGACCGTGGCGTGCGGATCAGCCGGGCCGAGCGAGGCGTCCGCATCAGCGGAGCCGACCGTGGCGTGCGGATCAGCGGCGAACAGCGAGGCGTGCGCATCAGCGGTGAACAGCGCGGGGTCCGGATCAGCGGTGAACAGCACGGGGTCCGAATCAGCGGCGAACAGCGCGGGGTCCGGATCAGCTCACAGGCAGGCGTGCGCATCAGCGGAGACCACGGATCGAGGCGTCCCGCTGCGTG harbors:
- a CDS encoding DUF5130 family protein, with protein sequence MGTGEITGANRSGEQELAAGEAVTATGRLSIARRVKPEGRHLPFSTGQLARLDEALTLSSRSTGLEFAIYLGDLGEETRESAAALHANLGPRAEEGVLLAVSPQQRAVEIVTGAESKRRVPDRSCQLALMTMVASFREGELIDGLISALRMLSDTAGTQR